From the genome of Nocardia mangyaensis:
GACCCAGCTGTTCCTGTTGCTGCTTCCGGTGGCCGTGGTGCCGATCCGGCTGCCGCGCGGCCTCGTCCGGTCAGCGCCCGAAGGCGGCAGCACGCGCAACCACGCGGGGCGCCCGGGCGAGGCCGATCGGCCCAGCGGGTTGCGCGCGTTCACCAGGGCGAACTGGTCGTTCGCCGTGCTGCTGGTCGCGCTGCTGGGGACCGCGGGCTGGTCGATGTTCGCGGCGAGCACCACCGCGATCACGACCGGAACCAAGATCCGTTCGTCGGGCATCGTCGACGAGCGCGTGTTCTACGTGCTCAACACCGGCGTAGACCACCCGATCCGCGCCGAGGACTACCTCGACTACCCGCGCATGCGGGCGATGGTCGCCGACATCGCCGCCAATCCCGACGGTGGATTGCTGCTGAACTCGCCCTCCTACACGTTCTGGTACGTCGACCCGCCCCCGGAGCCCATCCCCGAGGGTGGGGCAGGGCACACGGTCTACTTCCTCAACCTGGGCATGACGAGCATGAACGTGCCGCTGGATGTTCGCGTGATCGACCCGATGGGCCTGGCCTACCCGCTGGCCGCGCACTCGGACCGGCTCGAGGACGGCCGCATCGGCCACGACAAGAGCTTGTACCCGGACTGGGTGGTCGTCGATTCGGGCATGGTCGACCTGCATCCGTGGATGCCCTGGTATATGGACGAGGAATGGGTCACCCAGGCGCGCACGGCGATGAGTTGCCCGGAAACGCAGGCGCTGCTGCTGTCCACCCGCGACCCGCTGACCTTCGATCGGTTCAAGCACAACCTGCGCAATGCGTTCAGTTTCGCGAACTACCGGATCGACCGTGTTCCGAAGTATGAGATCCAGCGGTGTGGGTTGGTCGATCCGTTCCCCGAGCCACCGCGCTGAATCTGTTTTCTTGCGTCACACTGGACCCACCGAGTACCCGGGGACCCAGTGGTTACACCCCTTGGCCAGGCGTTTCCGAGTGGCGTACGCCGCTAAATCACTTTTCGGTAACGCCTGGCTATCGATGTAGCGATATGGTCAACGAGAACCTCGCCCGTCGGCGCACTGGTGTGCCGGATGTCAGTCGGCGGCATTTGCAACCGCGGTTCCGCGCGAACCGCATGAGGAAAGGCCCAAAACAGAATGCGTGGCGGACGTCTGAGAACCAGGGGAGCCAGCTGGCTCAAGCGGGCAGCATTGGTTTCGTTGGCGGTTGTGCTGCCGCTGGGAGCATCGGTGGCCGGTCCTGCCGGAACCGCGTCGGCGGCTTTCAACCCGGATGGTTTCGATTTCTGGGTCGACTCCGAGATGGGCCCGATCAAGTCGCGGATCTTCCGCGCCGCGGACGGCAACACCGGTCGCGTGGTGTACGCGCTCGACGGTATGCGCGCCCGTGACGATCTCAGCGGCTGGGAGATCGACACCGAGGTCGCCCGTGCGCTGACCGCGAACAACATCAATGTCGTGATGCCGGTCGGCGGCCAGTCCAGCTTCTACGCGGACTGGAACGCGCCGAGCAACTTCTTCGGCATCGATGCCGGTTCGGGTGGCAGCTCGACCGGTTCGGCGGCCACCGGTTCGGCGATGACCGGTTCGTCGATCGCCCCCGCTCAGGTGGCGGGCAAGAAGAACACCTACAAGTGGGAAAGCTTCCTGACCAACAACCTGCGCAACGCGCTGGCGCAGCGGCTGGGCTTCAGCCCCAACCGCAACGGCGTGTTCGGTCTGTCGATGGGCGGTTCGGCGGCGCTGACGCTGGCCGCCTACCACCCGGACCAGTTCAGCTTCGCCGGTTCGTTCTCCGGCTACCTGAACATCTCGGCGCCGGGTATGCGCGAGGCCATGCGTGTCGCGATGGTCTCGGCCGGTGGCTTCAACATCGACGCGATGGCGCCGCCGTGGGGCCCGCAGTGGCTGCGGATGGACCCGTTCGTCTT
Proteins encoded in this window:
- a CDS encoding alpha/beta hydrolase, whose protein sequence is MRGGRLRTRGASWLKRAALVSLAVVLPLGASVAGPAGTASAAFNPDGFDFWVDSEMGPIKSRIFRAADGNTGRVVYALDGMRARDDLSGWEIDTEVARALTANNINVVMPVGGQSSFYADWNAPSNFFGIDAGSGGSSTGSAATGSAMTGSSIAPAQVAGKKNTYKWESFLTNNLRNALAQRLGFSPNRNGVFGLSMGGSAALTLAAYHPDQFSFAGSFSGYLNISAPGMREAMRVAMVSAGGFNIDAMAPPWGPQWLRMDPFVFAPRLVGNGTRVWVSAASGIPGAGDVSNPMEIVQGVPLELLAMVNSRAFQVRMATLGGGNAHFDFPITGVHNWRNWEAEVHRMIPDLSANIG